In Oceanibaculum nanhaiense, the following proteins share a genomic window:
- a CDS encoding N-carbamoyl-D-amino-acid hydrolase, producing MARILTAAAAQMGPIARAESRTSCVNRMIEMMREAKSRGVRYMVFPELALTTFFPRWYMEDWKEVETFFEKQMPTKEVLPLFEKAAGWGIGFYLGYAELTEDGHHFNTSILVNDKGRIVGKYRKVHLPGHSEHEPQRPWQHLEKRYFEPGDLGFPVWRTMGAIHGMAICNDRRWPETYRSMSLQGAEIISLGYNTPDENTSAFEPKHLRNFHNDLVVQASAYQNSCYVIATAKAGIEEGVGMIGGSLIAQPSGEIVAKAQTLEDELIVADLRLDLVQMGKETVFNFAKHRRIEHYGRITSQTGVTLPPEAEIEGEDVLSGK from the coding sequence ATGGCCCGCATCCTGACCGCCGCCGCCGCCCAGATGGGCCCCATCGCGCGCGCTGAATCCCGCACCTCCTGCGTCAACCGCATGATCGAGATGATGCGCGAGGCGAAGTCGCGCGGCGTGCGCTACATGGTGTTCCCGGAACTGGCGCTGACCACCTTCTTCCCGCGCTGGTACATGGAGGACTGGAAGGAGGTCGAGACCTTCTTCGAAAAGCAGATGCCGACCAAGGAAGTGCTGCCGCTGTTCGAGAAGGCGGCGGGGTGGGGCATCGGCTTCTATCTGGGCTATGCCGAGCTGACCGAGGATGGCCACCATTTCAACACCTCGATCCTGGTGAACGACAAGGGCCGTATCGTCGGCAAGTACCGCAAGGTACATCTGCCCGGCCATTCCGAGCATGAGCCGCAGCGTCCCTGGCAGCATCTGGAGAAGCGCTATTTCGAGCCGGGCGATCTCGGCTTCCCGGTCTGGCGCACCATGGGTGCCATCCATGGCATGGCGATCTGCAACGACCGCCGCTGGCCGGAAACCTACCGCTCGATGAGCCTGCAGGGGGCCGAGATCATCTCGCTCGGCTACAACACGCCGGACGAGAACACCTCCGCCTTCGAGCCGAAGCATCTGCGCAACTTCCACAACGACCTCGTCGTGCAGGCCAGCGCCTATCAGAATTCCTGCTATGTCATCGCCACCGCGAAGGCCGGCATCGAGGAAGGTGTCGGCATGATCGGCGGCTCGCTGATCGCGCAGCCCTCGGGCGAGATCGTTGCCAAGGCGCAGACGCTGGAGGACGAGCTGATCGTCGCCGATCTGCGCCTCGACCTGGTGCAGATGGGCAAGGAGACGGTGTTCAACTTCGCCAAGCACCGCCGTATCGAGCATTATGGCCGCATCACCAGCCAGACCGGCGTCACCCTGCCGCCGGAAGCCGAGATCGAGGGCGAGGACGTGCTGTCCGGCAAGTGA
- a CDS encoding GGDEF domain-containing protein, translating into MGNDYRFNERTFAMSLHSTVTILPPAQNSAPVTLPAPWGEEQPRLDRHIELWLSETARLLGATPLPTDESRRSDVLRLALALAEAERIIKAQQAEIEKLEALSLNDDLTGLFNWRGFNRQVSVGLAEAQRTGIGGVLIYVDIDDFKKINDTYGHAAGNAVLREIAGLLSHKVRQHDSVGRLGGDEFAALLTRTSAAQGFRRVRDIAQALEQVTIVHDGIAISVTASVGAVAFSPDDSPEALLERADRRMYDCKRGRTRLEVA; encoded by the coding sequence ATGGGGAACGACTATCGTTTCAACGAGCGGACCTTCGCCATGAGCCTGCACTCTACCGTCACGATCCTGCCGCCCGCCCAGAACAGCGCACCGGTTACGCTGCCGGCCCCCTGGGGCGAGGAGCAGCCGCGGCTCGACCGCCATATCGAGCTCTGGCTCTCCGAGACGGCGCGCCTGCTGGGCGCCACGCCGCTGCCGACGGATGAAAGCCGGCGCAGCGATGTGCTGCGCCTCGCCCTTGCCCTCGCCGAGGCAGAGCGCATCATCAAGGCGCAGCAGGCCGAGATCGAGAAGCTGGAGGCGCTGAGCCTGAACGACGATCTGACTGGTCTGTTCAACTGGCGCGGCTTCAACCGCCAGGTCAGCGTGGGGCTGGCCGAGGCGCAGCGCACCGGTATCGGCGGCGTGCTGATCTATGTCGATATCGACGACTTCAAGAAGATCAACGACACCTATGGCCATGCCGCCGGCAACGCCGTGCTACGCGAGATCGCCGGGCTGCTGTCCCACAAGGTGCGCCAGCATGACAGCGTCGGCCGGCTGGGCGGCGACGAATTCGCGGCCCTGCTGACCCGCACCAGCGCGGCGCAGGGCTTCCGCCGCGTGCGCGACATCGCGCAGGCGTTGGAGCAGGTGACCATCGTGCATGACGGCATCGCGATCTCGGTGACGGCCAGTGTCGGCGCCGTCGCCTTCTCGCCCGATGACAGCCCCGAGGCGCTGCTGGAGCGCGCCGACCGGCGCATGTATGACTGCAAGCGCGGCCGGACACGGCTCGAGGTGGCCTGA
- a CDS encoding 2-hydroxyacid dehydrogenase, which produces MASTSPQQRPSQPHGQRPRILVTRKLPDAVEARITRDYDATLNPADNVFDADRLVRESAGHDGILVCSTEKLPAAVIETLPPEVKIVATFSVGHDHIDLAAAKTRGLAVTNTPDVLTDATADITFLLLLAAARRAYEGERTIREDRWGRWEPTGMLGVHVTGKRLAILGMGRIGRAVAQRARGFEMEIHYNNRSRLAPELEQGAIYHEDPEELLSVADFLSINCPSSKETYHFLNADRIARLPDGAVVVNTARGNIVHDESLIAALKSGKLAAAGLDVFENEPNIHPGYRDLPNCFLLPHIGSATLETRHAMGFRALDNLDAFFAGKESRDRLA; this is translated from the coding sequence ATGGCATCGACGTCCCCGCAGCAGCGCCCCAGTCAGCCCCATGGCCAACGCCCGCGCATCCTGGTCACGCGCAAACTGCCCGATGCCGTCGAGGCGCGGATCACGCGCGACTATGACGCGACCCTGAATCCGGCCGACAACGTGTTCGATGCCGACCGGCTGGTGCGGGAGAGCGCCGGCCATGACGGCATCCTGGTCTGCTCCACCGAGAAGCTGCCGGCCGCTGTCATCGAAACGCTGCCTCCGGAGGTGAAGATCGTCGCCACCTTCTCGGTCGGGCACGACCATATCGACCTCGCCGCCGCAAAGACGCGCGGCCTGGCCGTCACCAACACGCCGGACGTGCTGACCGACGCCACCGCCGACATTACCTTCCTGCTGCTGCTGGCCGCTGCGCGGCGCGCCTATGAGGGCGAGCGGACGATCCGCGAGGACCGCTGGGGCCGCTGGGAACCGACCGGCATGCTGGGCGTGCATGTCACCGGCAAGCGACTGGCCATCCTCGGCATGGGGCGCATCGGCCGCGCCGTGGCGCAGCGGGCGCGCGGCTTCGAGATGGAAATCCACTACAACAACCGCAGCCGCCTGGCACCGGAGCTGGAGCAGGGGGCGATCTACCACGAAGATCCCGAAGAGCTGCTGAGCGTCGCCGACTTCCTGTCGATCAACTGCCCGTCGAGCAAGGAGACCTATCATTTCCTGAATGCCGACCGGATCGCCCGCCTGCCGGACGGCGCGGTTGTGGTGAACACCGCGCGCGGCAACATCGTGCATGACGAATCGCTGATCGCAGCACTGAAATCCGGCAAGCTGGCCGCCGCCGGGCTGGACGTGTTCGAGAACGAACCGAACATCCATCCGGGCTACCGCGACCTTCCCAACTGCTTCCTGCTGCCGCATATCGGCAGCGCCACGCTGGAAACCCGCCACGCCATGGGCTTCCGGGCGCTGGACAATCTGGACGCGTTCTTTGCCGGCAAGGAGTCCCGGGACCGTCTAGCCTAG
- a CDS encoding MFS transporter — protein sequence MWREIPYMPLFATLFVQALATMSAYSIPAAAPAIAADVGVDGARVGLFISIVYGVGIFSAVLSPSFVHRFGAVRVSQVILVCTIIMLLTAALGGTAGAIALGGVLLGFAYGATAPSSSHLLISRTPVRLRNLVFSIRQIGVPLGGVMGGLLVPPLVLGFDWQTALLVQLGPAILLLVLLQAMRTEYDADRDVARALTRGNALAPLRLLVELPEVRTLCIAMFCYAGAQLCFIAFMAVHLTSMAEMSLIRAGQALAMFQVAGVISRPIWGWMADNVISARLLLALHGIVMAGTALAAGQFGADWSYALILLVCAVAGATASGFTGIAFAEYARIGGPGRTAESSGLAAAMMFLGVMSMPAIFSVLIASGQSYGVAYGAVAIVTGLSGLMLLRRAG from the coding sequence ATGTGGCGCGAGATTCCCTATATGCCGTTGTTCGCCACCCTGTTCGTGCAGGCGCTGGCGACCATGTCGGCCTATTCGATTCCGGCTGCCGCCCCGGCGATTGCCGCCGATGTCGGCGTCGATGGCGCGCGGGTCGGGCTGTTCATCTCCATCGTCTATGGCGTGGGCATTTTCTCCGCCGTGCTGAGCCCCAGCTTCGTGCACCGGTTCGGCGCGGTGCGGGTCAGTCAGGTCATCCTGGTCTGCACCATCATCATGCTGCTGACGGCGGCATTGGGCGGTACGGCGGGCGCCATCGCGCTGGGCGGCGTGCTGCTGGGCTTCGCCTATGGCGCGACGGCGCCTTCCAGTTCGCACCTGCTCATCAGCCGTACCCCGGTGCGGCTGCGCAACCTGGTCTTTTCCATCCGGCAGATCGGCGTGCCGCTGGGCGGTGTCATGGGCGGGCTGCTGGTGCCGCCGCTGGTGCTGGGCTTCGACTGGCAGACAGCCCTTCTGGTGCAGCTTGGCCCGGCCATTCTGCTGCTGGTGCTGCTGCAGGCGATGCGCACGGAATATGATGCCGACCGCGACGTGGCGCGCGCCCTGACGCGTGGCAATGCGCTGGCCCCCTTGCGGCTGCTGGTCGAGCTGCCGGAGGTGCGCACCCTGTGCATCGCCATGTTCTGCTATGCCGGCGCGCAGCTCTGCTTCATCGCCTTCATGGCGGTGCATCTGACCAGCATGGCGGAGATGAGCCTGATCCGCGCCGGGCAGGCGCTGGCGATGTTCCAGGTCGCCGGTGTGATCTCCCGCCCGATCTGGGGCTGGATGGCGGATAATGTGATCTCCGCCCGGCTGCTGCTGGCACTGCATGGCATTGTCATGGCCGGCACGGCGCTGGCCGCCGGGCAGTTCGGCGCCGACTGGTCCTATGCGCTGATCCTGCTGGTCTGCGCGGTGGCGGGGGCGACGGCCAGCGGCTTCACCGGCATCGCCTTCGCCGAATATGCGCGCATCGGCGGGCCGGGCCGCACGGCGGAATCCAGCGGGCTGGCCGCCGCCATGATGTTCCTCGGCGTGATGTCGATGCCGGCCATCTTCAGCGTGTTGATCGCCTCGGGCCAGAGCTATGGCGTGGCCTATGGCGCGGTCGCCATCGTGACGGGGCTTAGCGGCCTGATGCTGCTGCGCCGCGCCGGCTGA
- a CDS encoding cell envelope integrity EipB family protein, with the protein MAWRYGVRLGVAAVALLAAGAAQAYEIAPHRAVYRMALAKATSGSGIANAEGAMALEWGESCEGWTVEQRYRLRLGYAQGGESDVAVSFATYEAKDGSGYRFFIERARPGDVPENISGRAVRTDKGVRADFEAPEAVTLDLPLEVLFPTQHSISILDAAEAGRKFVSGMVFDGNEVEEATEITALIGKPIPAPAEGDVLLRRPSWPVRLAFFGPDGAPGGLPDYEMGIRLYDNGIVTEMKLDYGDFVVNATLDTLEALPKPGC; encoded by the coding sequence ATGGCTTGGCGATATGGAGTACGGCTTGGCGTGGCGGCGGTTGCGCTGCTGGCGGCGGGCGCCGCGCAGGCCTACGAAATCGCACCGCACCGCGCGGTCTATCGCATGGCGCTGGCCAAGGCGACGTCTGGCAGCGGCATCGCCAATGCGGAAGGCGCCATGGCGCTGGAGTGGGGCGAAAGCTGCGAAGGCTGGACGGTCGAGCAGCGCTACCGCCTGCGGCTGGGCTATGCCCAGGGCGGCGAATCCGATGTCGCAGTTTCCTTCGCGACCTATGAGGCGAAGGATGGCAGCGGCTACCGCTTCTTCATCGAACGCGCCCGGCCGGGCGACGTGCCGGAGAATATCAGCGGCCGGGCGGTGCGCACTGACAAGGGCGTCCGCGCCGATTTCGAGGCGCCGGAAGCCGTCACCCTCGACCTGCCGCTGGAGGTTCTGTTCCCGACCCAGCACAGCATCAGCATCCTCGATGCCGCCGAGGCCGGCCGGAAATTCGTCAGCGGCATGGTGTTCGACGGCAATGAGGTGGAGGAGGCGACGGAGATCACCGCCCTGATCGGCAAGCCGATCCCGGCCCCCGCCGAGGGGGACGTGCTGCTGCGCCGCCCGTCCTGGCCGGTACGGCTGGCCTTCTTCGGCCCTGATGGCGCGCCGGGCGGCCTGCCGGATTACGAAATGGGCATCCGGCTCTACGACAATGGCATCGTTACCGAGATGAAGCTGGATTATGGCGACTTCGTCGTGAATGCGACCCTCGACACGCTGGAGGCGCTGCCGAAGCCGGGATGCTGA
- the rnd gene encoding ribonuclease D, protein MTTLITDSKTLAVFCRGLAAADYITVDTEFMREKTYYPQLCLIQIAGPDAAAAIDPLAAGIDLKPVFDLLADPGILKVFHAARQDIEIFYQLTGVVPAPLFDTQVAAMVCGFGDSVGYETLATRLANARIDKSSRFTDWSHRPLATHQLDYALADVTHLRVIYDKLSATLEKNGRASWLDEEMAVLSNPATYDADPMDSWRRLKPRTNSTKFLAILREIAAWREIEARKRDLPRNRLLRDEALLEIAARVPNNADELAKIRALSKGFAEGAMGRQLLEAAQRGLDLPKEQRPELPQKIDLPAGRGPILELLKVLLKLRCEEYQAAQKLVANSADLEAIAADDNADTPALRGWRREIFGADALALKHGRLALTADGSTVRVVPVHELEPAP, encoded by the coding sequence ATGACGACACTCATCACCGATTCGAAGACGCTCGCCGTCTTTTGCCGCGGTCTTGCCGCGGCCGACTACATCACCGTCGATACCGAGTTCATGCGGGAGAAGACCTACTACCCGCAACTCTGCCTGATCCAGATCGCCGGCCCGGACGCCGCCGCCGCCATCGACCCGCTGGCAGCAGGCATCGACCTGAAACCGGTATTCGACCTGCTGGCCGATCCCGGCATCCTGAAAGTGTTCCACGCCGCCCGGCAGGATATCGAGATTTTCTACCAGCTGACCGGCGTGGTGCCCGCACCGTTGTTCGACACCCAGGTCGCCGCGATGGTCTGCGGCTTTGGCGATTCGGTCGGCTATGAGACGCTGGCGACCCGGCTGGCCAATGCCCGCATCGACAAGAGCTCGCGCTTCACCGACTGGTCGCACCGGCCGCTGGCGACGCACCAGCTGGACTATGCGCTGGCCGATGTGACTCATCTGCGCGTCATCTACGACAAGCTGTCGGCGACGCTGGAAAAGAATGGCCGCGCCTCCTGGCTGGACGAGGAGATGGCGGTGCTGAGCAACCCCGCCACCTACGATGCCGACCCGATGGACAGCTGGCGCCGGCTGAAGCCGCGCACCAACAGCACCAAATTCCTGGCCATCCTGCGCGAGATTGCGGCCTGGCGCGAGATCGAGGCGCGCAAGCGCGACCTGCCGCGCAACCGCCTGCTGCGCGACGAGGCACTGCTGGAGATCGCCGCGCGGGTGCCGAACAATGCCGACGAGCTGGCCAAGATCCGCGCGCTGTCCAAGGGCTTCGCCGAGGGCGCGATGGGCCGGCAGCTGCTGGAAGCGGCCCAGCGCGGGCTCGACCTGCCGAAGGAGCAGCGCCCGGAACTGCCGCAGAAGATCGACCTGCCGGCCGGGCGCGGCCCGATCCTGGAACTGCTGAAAGTGCTGCTGAAGCTGCGCTGCGAGGAATATCAGGCGGCGCAGAAGCTGGTCGCCAACAGCGCCGACCTGGAGGCCATCGCCGCCGACGACAATGCCGATACGCCCGCCCTGCGCGGCTGGCGCCGGGAGATTTTCGGCGCCGACGCGCTGGCGCTGAAGCACGGCCGGCTGGCGCTGACCGCCGACGGCAGCACCGTGCGCGTGGTTCCGGTCCATGAGTTGGAACCCGCACCGTAA
- a CDS encoding ABC transporter ATP-binding protein, whose amino-acid sequence MVDAAVPEASLSGAKTQSHSLSLRRLRKVYGDLAAVDDVSFEVERGKFLTLLGPSGSGKTTILMSIAGFVQPTAGLILLDDKDITALPPDKRNFGMVFQGYALFPHMSVEDNIWFPLRVRGVKRAEARKSVMASLELVQMAHLAKRLPGQLSGGQQQRVALARALVFQPDLLLLDEPLSALDKKLRADLQWELKSLHNRLGATFIYVTHDQEEALSMSDDIIILRDGKIEQMGGPGDLYERPATRFVADFLGKSNFINGTVAGTESGSFTYTAGGHALVQAGAAEPVGPDGSVLIALRPEKLFVSQAEPATRNRVPGTIDAFNYYGANYHFQVRTQALGDLIVTAPAWKCEVDPAIGNQVWLGWEPDASVVVRDN is encoded by the coding sequence ATGGTAGATGCAGCGGTGCCGGAAGCGTCCCTCTCCGGCGCGAAGACACAATCGCATTCCCTGTCGCTTCGCCGGCTGCGCAAGGTCTATGGCGACCTCGCCGCGGTGGACGATGTCAGCTTCGAGGTCGAGCGCGGCAAGTTCCTGACGCTGCTGGGCCCCTCCGGTTCCGGCAAGACAACCATCCTGATGTCGATCGCCGGCTTCGTGCAGCCGACGGCGGGGCTGATCCTGCTGGACGACAAGGACATCACCGCGCTGCCGCCGGACAAGCGGAATTTCGGCATGGTGTTCCAGGGCTATGCCCTGTTCCCGCATATGAGCGTCGAGGACAATATCTGGTTCCCCCTGCGGGTGCGCGGGGTGAAGCGCGCGGAGGCGCGCAAGAGCGTCATGGCCTCGCTGGAGCTGGTGCAGATGGCGCATCTCGCCAAGCGCCTGCCGGGCCAGCTGTCGGGCGGCCAGCAGCAGCGCGTGGCGCTGGCCCGCGCGCTGGTGTTCCAGCCCGACCTGCTGCTGCTCGACGAGCCGCTGTCGGCGCTCGACAAGAAGCTGCGCGCCGACCTGCAGTGGGAGCTGAAATCCCTGCATAACCGGCTGGGCGCCACTTTCATCTATGTGACGCACGACCAGGAGGAGGCGTTGTCCATGTCGGACGACATCATCATCCTGCGCGACGGCAAGATCGAGCAGATGGGTGGCCCCGGCGATCTGTACGAGCGCCCGGCGACCCGCTTCGTCGCCGACTTCCTGGGTAAGAGCAACTTCATCAACGGCACGGTCGCGGGCACCGAGTCCGGCAGCTTCACCTACACCGCCGGCGGCCATGCGCTGGTGCAGGCGGGGGCGGCGGAACCCGTCGGTCCGGATGGTTCGGTGCTGATCGCGCTGCGCCCGGAGAAGCTGTTCGTCAGCCAGGCCGAACCGGCCACGCGCAACCGCGTGCCCGGCACCATCGACGCCTTCAACTATTACGGCGCCAACTATCACTTCCAGGTGCGCACCCAGGCGCTGGGCGATCTGATCGTCACCGCGCCGGCCTGGAAATGCGAGGTCGATCCCGCCATCGGCAATCAGGTCTGGCTGGGCTGGGAGCCGGACGCCTCGGTGGTGGTGCGCGACAACTGA
- a CDS encoding aspartate/glutamate racemase family protein: MKILVINPNTTQSMTDTIGHAAAKAAAPGTVTVTVQPDKGPVSIESQYDSAFCVPGMLEIIKAAEEEGGYAGYVVACFRDPGLEAAREIATGPVIGICEAAMHAASMLGKGFSVVSTLKRSAKVQYDLARKYGFIDQLMSVRAAGVPVLELEDAHSGAADKVKAETLKAIEEDGAECVLLGCAGMVDLAQRLTQETGIPVMDGVTVAVKMVEALAGLGLGTSKIVSYAPPREKPYTGAFAGNAPGPVRKKAAE; this comes from the coding sequence ATGAAGATCCTGGTCATCAATCCGAACACCACCCAGTCGATGACCGACACCATCGGTCATGCGGCGGCGAAGGCGGCGGCACCCGGCACGGTCACGGTGACGGTGCAGCCGGACAAGGGGCCGGTCTCCATCGAAAGCCAGTATGACAGCGCGTTCTGCGTGCCCGGCATGCTGGAGATCATCAAGGCGGCGGAGGAAGAGGGCGGCTATGCCGGCTATGTCGTCGCCTGCTTCCGCGATCCGGGGCTGGAGGCGGCGCGCGAGATCGCGACCGGCCCGGTGATCGGCATCTGCGAGGCGGCGATGCATGCGGCCTCGATGCTCGGCAAGGGCTTCTCGGTGGTCAGCACCCTGAAGCGCTCGGCCAAGGTGCAGTACGACCTCGCCCGCAAATATGGCTTCATCGACCAGCTGATGAGTGTGCGCGCCGCCGGCGTGCCGGTGCTGGAACTGGAGGACGCGCATTCCGGGGCCGCCGACAAGGTGAAGGCGGAGACGCTGAAGGCGATCGAGGAAGATGGCGCCGAATGCGTGCTGCTGGGCTGCGCCGGCATGGTCGATCTGGCGCAGCGCCTGACCCAGGAAACCGGTATCCCGGTGATGGATGGCGTCACGGTTGCGGTGAAGATGGTGGAGGCGCTGGCCGGGCTCGGCCTCGGCACCTCGAAGATCGTGTCCTATGCCCCGCCGCGAGAGAAGCCCTATACCGGCGCCTTTGCGGGGAATGCGCCCGGCCCGGTTCGGAAAAAGGCGGCGGAATAG
- the hydA gene encoding dihydropyrimidinase, producing MADFDLVIRGGTVVTASDTVVCDVGVKDGVIVALGSSLAKGAREIDATGKLVLPGGIDSHVHVDQLSSSGAYTADTFLSGTRSAMCGGTTGIIPFAAQYKGQSLRQTVEDYHAKADGQAMTDYAFHLIISDPTESVIGQELPALIKDGYTSFKIYLTYDALKLNDRQFLEVLAAARREGAMVMVHAENHDMIAWLSEKLLEFGHTAPKFHRVAHANIAEGEATNRAIALAELVDQPILMVHVSAKEAIDRIREAKARGVKVFAETCPQYLFLTEDDLDKDGFEGAKCMCSPPPRDKANQEFVWQGLADGTFDVFSSDHAPYRYDSPTGKRVGGADTSFKKVANGVPGLEIRMPMLFSAGVLTGRIDINKFVALCCTNPAKMYGLYPRKGTIAVGADADIAIWDAEKKVTISIDMLHDDMDYTPYEGHEVTGWPIISMVRGTIVWNDGEVLAKPGDGKFLRCDVPATARPRGTSVHGFNPTSGDYIKF from the coding sequence ATGGCTGATTTCGACCTGGTGATCCGTGGCGGGACCGTCGTCACGGCCTCCGACACGGTGGTCTGCGATGTCGGCGTGAAGGACGGCGTGATCGTCGCGCTGGGCAGCAGCCTGGCGAAGGGCGCGCGTGAGATCGACGCCACCGGCAAGCTGGTGCTGCCCGGCGGCATCGACAGCCATGTCCATGTCGATCAGCTCTCCTCCAGCGGCGCCTATACCGCCGACACTTTCCTGTCCGGCACGCGTTCGGCGATGTGCGGCGGCACCACCGGCATCATCCCCTTCGCCGCCCAGTACAAGGGCCAGAGCCTGCGCCAGACGGTCGAGGATTATCACGCCAAGGCCGATGGCCAGGCGATGACCGACTATGCCTTCCACCTGATCATCTCCGACCCGACGGAGAGCGTCATCGGGCAGGAGCTGCCGGCCCTCATCAAGGACGGCTATACCTCCTTCAAGATCTACCTGACCTATGACGCGCTGAAGCTAAACGACCGGCAGTTCCTGGAAGTGCTGGCCGCAGCCCGCCGCGAGGGCGCCATGGTCATGGTGCATGCCGAGAACCACGACATGATCGCCTGGCTGTCGGAAAAGCTGCTGGAATTCGGCCATACCGCGCCGAAATTCCACCGCGTCGCGCATGCCAACATCGCCGAAGGCGAGGCGACCAACCGCGCCATCGCGCTGGCGGAGCTGGTGGACCAGCCGATCCTGATGGTGCATGTCTCGGCGAAGGAGGCCATCGATCGTATCCGCGAGGCCAAGGCGCGCGGCGTGAAAGTGTTCGCCGAGACCTGCCCGCAATATCTGTTCCTGACCGAGGATGATCTCGACAAGGACGGGTTCGAGGGTGCCAAATGTATGTGCTCGCCGCCGCCGCGCGACAAGGCGAACCAGGAATTTGTCTGGCAGGGGCTGGCTGATGGCACGTTCGACGTGTTCTCCTCCGACCATGCGCCCTACCGCTATGACAGCCCGACCGGCAAGCGCGTCGGCGGCGCCGATACCAGCTTCAAGAAGGTGGCGAACGGCGTGCCGGGGCTGGAAATCCGCATGCCGATGCTGTTCAGCGCCGGCGTGCTGACCGGGCGCATCGACATCAACAAGTTCGTCGCACTCTGCTGCACCAACCCGGCCAAGATGTACGGCCTCTACCCGCGCAAGGGCACCATCGCGGTCGGCGCCGATGCCGATATCGCGATCTGGGACGCGGAAAAGAAGGTCACCATCTCCATCGACATGCTGCATGACGATATGGACTACACCCCCTATGAGGGGCATGAGGTGACCGGCTGGCCGATCATCAGCATGGTGCGCGGCACCATCGTCTGGAACGATGGCGAGGTTCTCGCCAAACCCGGCGACGGCAAATTCCTGCGCTGCGACGTGCCCGCCACCGCGCGGCCGCGCGGCACCAGCGTTCACGGCTTCAACCCGACTTCGGGCGACTACATCAAGTTCTGA
- a CDS encoding ABC transporter ATP-binding protein gives MNEQSTPGARKAILKVERLVKHFPITKGIVLQSQVGAVKAVDDVSFHINEGETLAVVGESGCGKSTTGRLIMRLIEPTSGSVEFDGTDITTLKGREMRMIRRQIQIIFQDPYASLNPRMTVGDIIAEPLEVHGIAHGKEKRARVEELLKVVGLSPWHMVRYPHEFSGGQRQRIGVARALAVNPKLIVCDEPVSALDVSIQAQVVNLLQDLQTQFGLAYMFIAHDLAVVKHIADRVAVMYLGKIVELADKKTLYDSPRHPYTQALLSAIPVPDPSVKPERMLLDGDVPSPINPPSGCRFHTRCPHARERCKVEDPAFLDIGGGHQVACHFWNEIEVPKAVKAIKAGNASDHYLPRLEAYRKATEKMKAAAEKAG, from the coding sequence ATGAACGAGCAGAGCACTCCCGGCGCCCGCAAGGCGATCCTGAAAGTCGAACGGCTGGTGAAGCATTTCCCGATCACCAAGGGAATCGTGCTGCAGAGCCAGGTCGGCGCCGTGAAGGCGGTCGATGATGTCAGCTTCCATATCAATGAGGGCGAGACGCTGGCCGTGGTCGGGGAATCGGGCTGCGGCAAATCGACGACCGGCCGCCTGATCATGCGGCTGATCGAGCCGACCTCGGGCAGCGTCGAATTCGACGGCACCGACATCACCACCCTGAAGGGGCGAGAGATGCGGATGATCCGCCGGCAGATCCAGATCATCTTCCAGGATCCCTATGCGTCGCTGAATCCGCGCATGACGGTCGGCGACATCATCGCTGAGCCGCTGGAAGTGCACGGCATCGCGCACGGCAAGGAAAAGCGCGCGCGGGTCGAGGAATTGCTGAAGGTCGTCGGCCTGTCGCCCTGGCACATGGTGCGCTATCCGCACGAATTCTCCGGCGGCCAGCGCCAGCGCATCGGCGTCGCCCGCGCGCTCGCCGTGAATCCGAAGCTGATCGTGTGCGACGAGCCGGTCTCGGCGCTGGACGTGTCGATTCAGGCGCAGGTGGTGAATCTGCTGCAGGATCTGCAGACCCAGTTCGGCCTCGCTTACATGTTCATCGCCCATGATCTGGCGGTGGTGAAGCACATCGCCGACCGGGTCGCGGTCATGTATCTCGGCAAGATCGTCGAACTGGCGGACAAGAAGACGCTCTACGATTCGCCGCGCCATCCCTACACCCAGGCGCTGCTGTCGGCGATCCCGGTGCCCGACCCGTCGGTGAAGCCGGAGCGCATGCTGCTGGATGGCGACGTACCCAGCCCGATCAACCCGCCGTCCGGCTGCCGCTTCCACACCCGCTGTCCGCATGCGCGCGAGCGCTGCAAAGTCGAGGATCCGGCCTTCCTGGATATCGGCGGCGGGCATCAGGTGGCCTGCCATTTCTGGAACGAGATCGAGGTGCCGAAGGCGGTGAAGGCAATCAAGGCCGGCAACGCGTCGGACCATTATCTGCCGCGGCTGGAAGCCTATCGCAAGGCGACCGAGAAGATGAAGGCGGCCGCCGAGAAGGCCGGCTGA